One stretch of Miscanthus floridulus cultivar M001 chromosome 18, ASM1932011v1, whole genome shotgun sequence DNA includes these proteins:
- the LOC136519935 gene encoding uncharacterized protein → MEMEKMMGWQIPAFGMWNYCNDLSITQYFDSAMQARLMKRCWNRRGSDAGAAVVVGEKAGVACGEQQLVLFRTPSFQRKPVAQIKVIRREVEKHCDGNELQDGGGVQADEVVAYPMKRKVIISKAVDEDLYKVPQPQPPMYQKPRKMRKVVWSMWIGCMGLDCIA, encoded by the exons ATGGAGATGGAG AAGATGATGGGGTGGCAGATCCCGGCGTTTGGGATGTGGAACTACTGCAATGATCTCTCCATCACGCAGTACTTCGACTCAGCCATGCAGGCCAGGCTGATGAAGCGCTGCTGGAACCGCCGCGGCAGCGACGCCGGCGCCGCCGTCGTGGTTGGCGAGAAAGCAGGCGTCGCCTGCGGGGAACAACAGCTTGTCTTGTTCAGGACCCCTTCTTTTCAACGCAAGCCTGTAGCCCAGATCAAG GTGATAAGGAGGGAAGTGGAGAAGCACTGTGACGGCAACGAGTTgcaggacggcggcggcgtgcaAGCTGACGAAGTTGTTGCATACCCAATGAAGCGTAAGGTTATTATTAGCAAAGCTGTGGATGAGGACCTGTACAAAGTGCCCCAACCCCAACCACCGATGTACCAAAAACCTAGAAAG ATGAGAAAGGTGGTTTGGAGCATGTGGATTGGGTGCATGGGTTTGGACTGCATTGCCTGA